A section of the Leptotrichia buccalis C-1013-b genome encodes:
- a CDS encoding glycoside hydrolase family 13 protein yields the protein MDTKKLDKKWWKKEVGYQIYPRSFYDSNNDGIGDLNGITEKLDYLKELGITLIWICPVYKSPMDDNGYDISDYYDINPEFGTKEDLERLIVDAEKRGIKIILDLVINHTSDEHEWFLEALKNPESKYRNYYIFKRGKNGLPPTNWRSHFGGSAWEKVEGETDENGNEMYYLHLFSKKQPDLNWENPEVREELYKMVNYWLEKGIAGFRVDAINSIKKDKDYLDLPVDGADGFAFSIKYTLNQPGIEEFLGELAEKTFKKYNCMTVAETPLLEYERYNDFIGEDGFFSMIFDFSYSDLDMAKEGFYYSVQDVKISELRNKIFESQLTQQKYGWGAPFLENHDLPRSLNKFLGEKANEINAKLLATLFFFLRGTPFIYQGQEIGMDNFERTDIAQFDDIASRDQYQRALGEGFSPKEALYFVNKRSRDNSRTPFQWDSSKNAGFSKDENVKAWIELTGSHKKVNAESQINNEDLIFAHYKKMIDLRQNGKYSDCLIYGEFIPVELENDEIIAYVRKYENQKVLCINNFSELKQETKLSEIAKVLEEKEIKIGEILINNFDGIENDGEKVVLEGFQSLLVEIL from the coding sequence ATGGATACAAAAAAATTAGATAAAAAATGGTGGAAGAAAGAAGTTGGATATCAAATATATCCAAGAAGTTTTTATGACAGCAACAATGATGGAATTGGAGACTTGAATGGAATTACTGAAAAATTGGATTATCTAAAAGAACTGGGGATAACTCTTATCTGGATTTGTCCTGTGTATAAGTCACCAATGGATGACAATGGATATGATATTTCTGATTATTATGATATCAATCCTGAATTTGGAACAAAAGAAGATTTAGAAAGATTAATTGTAGATGCAGAAAAAAGAGGAATAAAGATAATTTTAGATTTAGTAATTAATCATACTTCTGATGAGCATGAGTGGTTTTTGGAAGCATTGAAAAATCCTGAAAGCAAGTACAGAAATTATTACATTTTTAAAAGAGGGAAAAATGGACTGCCACCAACAAACTGGAGAAGTCATTTTGGAGGTTCTGCTTGGGAAAAGGTTGAAGGAGAAACTGATGAAAATGGGAATGAAATGTATTATTTACATTTATTTTCAAAGAAACAGCCTGATTTAAATTGGGAAAATCCTGAAGTTAGGGAAGAACTTTATAAAATGGTAAATTACTGGCTGGAAAAAGGAATTGCAGGTTTCAGGGTAGATGCTATAAATTCAATAAAAAAAGACAAAGATTATCTAGACTTGCCTGTTGATGGAGCGGATGGTTTTGCATTTAGCATAAAATATACGTTAAATCAGCCAGGAATTGAGGAATTTTTAGGAGAACTGGCAGAAAAAACATTTAAGAAGTATAACTGCATGACTGTAGCTGAAACGCCTTTGCTAGAATACGAAAGATACAATGATTTTATTGGTGAAGACGGATTTTTTTCAATGATTTTTGATTTCAGTTATTCAGATTTGGATATGGCGAAAGAAGGTTTTTATTATTCAGTACAGGATGTGAAAATTAGCGAATTAAGAAATAAAATTTTTGAAAGTCAATTGACACAGCAGAAATATGGCTGGGGAGCACCATTCCTTGAAAATCATGACTTACCTAGAAGTTTAAATAAATTTTTAGGGGAAAAAGCAAATGAAATAAATGCAAAACTACTTGCAACATTATTTTTCTTTTTACGTGGGACACCGTTTATTTATCAGGGACAGGAAATAGGAATGGATAATTTTGAGAGAACTGATATAGCACAGTTTGATGATATTGCCAGCAGAGATCAGTATCAGCGTGCATTGGGAGAAGGTTTTTCTCCTAAAGAAGCACTATATTTTGTAAATAAACGAAGTCGTGATAATTCAAGAACTCCTTTTCAATGGGATAGCAGTAAAAATGCTGGATTTTCAAAAGATGAAAATGTAAAAGCCTGGATAGAATTGACTGGAAGTCATAAAAAAGTGAATGCGGAATCTCAAATAAATAATGAAGATTTAATTTTTGCCCATTATAAAAAAATGATTGACTTACGACAAAATGGAAAATATTCAGATTGTTTGATTTATGGAGAATTTATTCCAGTAGAATTGGAAAATGATGAAATAATTGCATATGTAAGAAAATATGAAAATCAGAAAGTTCTTTGTATCAATAATTTTTCTGAGTTGAAACAAGAAACTAAGTTGAGTGAAATTGCAAAAGTTCTTGAAGAAAAAGAAATTAAAATTGGAGAAATTTTGATTAATAATTTTGATGGGATTGAGAATGATGGGGAGAAAGTTGTTCTTGAAGGATTTCAAAGTTTGTTAGTTGAGATTTTATAA